A part of Lacinutrix sp. 5H-3-7-4 genomic DNA contains:
- a CDS encoding sterol desaturase family protein, producing MKRYIDIIKNAYSGYWNYLKNEIITINHWDNFFYGLIVISILVWILEIAFPWRKDQSIFRKDFWLDTFYMFFNFFLLNLIVLIALTDTAANFFDDILGLVGLSISNFQLFDVDELPLWLGLLIFFIVSDFTQWNTHRLLHRVPFLWNFHKVHHSVKEMGFAAHLRYHWMEPIVYKSLLYIPIAIIGGFDAKHVAIVHFFSITIGHLNHANLGWDYGVLKYVFNNPKMHIWHHARELPKKGSYGVNFGLTLSLWDYLFNTNYVPYNGKDIELGFHGDEDFPKDFVSQELYPIKFKK from the coding sequence ATGAAAAGATATATAGACATAATAAAAAATGCGTATTCTGGTTATTGGAATTATCTTAAAAACGAGATTATAACCATTAATCATTGGGATAACTTTTTTTATGGCCTAATTGTAATTTCAATTCTAGTTTGGATATTAGAAATTGCATTTCCATGGCGTAAAGACCAATCTATTTTTAGAAAAGATTTTTGGTTAGATACGTTTTATATGTTCTTCAACTTTTTTCTTTTAAATTTAATAGTACTTATCGCATTAACAGATACTGCTGCAAACTTTTTTGATGATATTCTAGGCTTAGTTGGTTTGTCTATTTCTAATTTTCAATTGTTTGATGTAGACGAGTTACCATTATGGTTAGGCTTACTTATCTTTTTTATTGTTAGCGATTTCACACAATGGAATACGCATAGACTATTGCATCGTGTTCCGTTTTTATGGAACTTTCATAAAGTACACCATAGCGTAAAAGAAATGGGCTTTGCTGCACACTTACGCTACCACTGGATGGAGCCAATAGTTTATAAATCTTTACTCTACATACCAATTGCAATAATTGGTGGTTTTGACGCTAAACACGTGGCTATTGTTCACTTTTTTAGCATAACCATTGGACACTTAAACCATGCTAATCTAGGTTGGGATTATGGTGTTTTAAAATACGTATTTAATAACCCAAAAATGCACATTTGGCATCACGCAAGAGAATTGCCTAAAAAAGGAAGTTACGGTGTGAATTTTGGCTTAACTTTAAGTCTATGGGATTATTTATTTAACACAAATTACGTACCTTATAATGGTAAGGATATTGAGTTAGGATTTCATGGAGATGAAGACTTCCCAAAGGATTTTGTTAGTCAGGAACTGTATCCTATAAAATTTAAAAAATAA
- a CDS encoding glycoside hydrolase produces the protein MKYIKLLFLSLIVLLQSCNGQEKINGVSFVASGVPVTDEHTNPVVAVHANYAAIMPFGFTQSLDNPELRHNSNRQWFGETRAGVKQYAESLQAKGIKIMVKPQIWIRNGEFTGYLKMKTEADWKTLETSYSNFILEYAEAAQEINAEILCIGTELEQFVANRPEYWSNLITEIKKIYKGKLTYAANWDEYKRTPFWKQLDYIGIDAYFPVSDSKTPTVEECLEGWKTHKTVIKSFYDTYQKPILFTEYGYRSVDYAGKQPWVSDRSMNTVNLEAQNNTTKALFETFWKEDWFAGGFIWKWFHAHDEVGGENDSQFTPQNKPVEAIIKNHFKSHK, from the coding sequence ATGAAATATATTAAACTCCTTTTTTTATCATTAATCGTACTGTTGCAATCATGTAATGGTCAAGAAAAAATTAATGGTGTAAGTTTTGTAGCCTCAGGTGTACCGGTAACAGACGAGCATACTAATCCTGTTGTAGCCGTACATGCAAATTATGCGGCAATTATGCCATTTGGTTTTACACAAAGTTTAGACAATCCAGAATTAAGGCACAATTCTAACAGGCAATGGTTTGGAGAAACTAGAGCTGGCGTTAAGCAATATGCTGAAAGTCTTCAGGCTAAAGGCATAAAAATTATGGTAAAACCGCAAATATGGATTAGAAATGGTGAGTTTACAGGCTATTTGAAAATGAAAACAGAAGCCGATTGGAAAACACTTGAAACCTCTTATTCTAATTTTATTTTAGAATACGCTGAAGCCGCCCAAGAAATAAACGCAGAAATACTATGTATTGGAACAGAACTAGAACAATTTGTAGCCAATAGGCCAGAATATTGGAGTAACTTAATTACTGAAATTAAAAAAATATATAAGGGAAAATTAACCTACGCCGCAAATTGGGATGAGTATAAACGTACACCATTTTGGAAACAGTTAGACTATATTGGTATTGATGCTTATTTTCCTGTAAGCGATAGTAAAACACCAACAGTTGAAGAATGTTTAGAAGGTTGGAAAACACATAAAACAGTAATTAAATCGTTTTATGATACTTACCAAAAACCAATTTTGTTTACAGAATATGGTTATAGAAGTGTTGATTATGCAGGTAAACAACCTTGGGTTTCAGACCGTAGTATGAACACTGTAAATTTAGAAGCACAAAATAATACCACTAAAGCTTTGTTTGAAACCTTTTGGAAAGAAGATTGGTTTGCTGGTGGTTTTATTTGGAAATGGTTTCACGCCCATGATGAGGTTGGCGGTGAAAACGACAGCCAATTTACGCCTCAAAATAAACCAGTAGAAGCCATAATAAAAAACCATTTTAAATCACACAAATGA
- a CDS encoding sodium:solute symporter, which yields MSTEIWQWVLVVGSSLILFLLSPLAKTSDSFFKANHNKKSPNVLVLTGSLIISWIFAKSITNAANLGLDFGLVGGIAYAGYYLSFAVAGVLIYKLRTKGGFNSIHEFLTSKYGRRAVALFSILIIIRLFNEVWSNTMVIGSYFGVQGSTPYFTAIIVFTLLTLAYAIKGGLSSSIFTDVIQMVLFSILLIIILYSIFSKDNFSASQVVSSGTWSFELGLNLFFAAILQSFSYPFHDPVLTDRAFISTPKVTLKSFLWASVLGGLCIILFSIIGIYAQTQGFKGQAAVEVGKAFGVVILLVINFIMITSAASTLDSTFSSFSKLLAIDLGFGKNISFGRLAMVVIAILGTIPIFFNAEILSATTISGTMVIGLTPIFLFWNVNAPRLSFYLSVVCGLVFGFLLVFNAFPESLIFTTGKYAQLLWVNIWGILSCIVLYFLPKAFLK from the coding sequence ATGAGCACAGAAATATGGCAATGGGTTTTAGTAGTAGGATCAAGTTTAATCTTGTTCCTACTTTCGCCATTGGCAAAAACCAGTGACTCTTTTTTTAAAGCAAACCATAATAAAAAATCACCAAATGTATTAGTACTTACTGGAAGTTTAATTATCTCATGGATTTTTGCCAAAAGTATTACTAATGCTGCTAATTTAGGTTTAGACTTTGGTTTAGTTGGTGGTATTGCTTACGCTGGTTATTACTTAAGTTTTGCAGTTGCTGGTGTTTTAATTTATAAACTAAGAACTAAAGGTGGTTTTAATAGTATTCATGAATTTTTAACCAGTAAATATGGGCGTCGTGCAGTTGCATTATTTTCAATATTAATAATCATTCGTTTGTTTAATGAAGTTTGGAGTAATACTATGGTTATTGGCTCATACTTTGGTGTGCAAGGTTCTACTCCTTACTTTACTGCTATTATTGTATTTACATTATTAACATTAGCCTATGCTATTAAAGGTGGTTTAAGCAGCTCTATTTTTACAGATGTTATACAAATGGTGTTGTTTTCAATTTTGTTAATAATTATTTTATATAGTATTTTTTCTAAAGACAATTTTTCGGCAAGCCAAGTAGTTTCATCTGGAACTTGGAGTTTTGAGTTAGGCTTAAACCTCTTTTTTGCAGCCATTTTACAATCGTTTAGCTATCCTTTTCATGATCCTGTTTTAACAGATCGTGCATTTATAAGTACACCTAAAGTGACTTTAAAAAGTTTTCTTTGGGCAAGCGTTTTAGGTGGTTTGTGTATTATATTATTTAGCATTATTGGTATTTATGCGCAAACACAAGGTTTTAAAGGTCAAGCCGCTGTAGAGGTTGGCAAAGCTTTTGGTGTTGTTATTTTATTAGTTATTAATTTTATAATGATAACTTCTGCTGCATCAACATTAGACTCTACATTTTCATCATTTTCAAAATTACTAGCGATAGATTTAGGCTTCGGAAAAAACATTTCTTTTGGTAGGTTAGCCATGGTAGTAATTGCTATTTTAGGTACTATTCCAATATTTTTTAATGCCGAAATCCTTTCAGCAACTACAATTTCAGGAACAATGGTTATTGGTTTAACTCCAATATTCCTGTTTTGGAATGTAAACGCTCCAAGGTTAAGCTTCTATTTAAGTGTGGTTTGCGGTCTTGTTTTTGGTTTTTTATTAGTATTTAATGCCTTTCCAGAGTCTTTAATTTTTACAACAGGTAAATATGCACAATTATTATGGGTAAATATTTGGGGTATTTTAAGTTGTATCGTATTATACTTTTTGCCAAAAGCTTTTTTAAAATAA
- a CDS encoding TIGR04283 family arsenosugar biosynthesis glycosyltransferase, with product MISIVIPILNEADNIENLLFHLIDNASLQNIQEIIVVDGGSTDGSQEIIKNLDLKVKLINSEKGRAKQMNTGAKLASGEILYFLHADSFPPTHYDKYIIEEVKQNNQAGCFRLTFNNNHWWLRLASWLTQFKWRACRGGDQSQFITKALFEDIGGFDESYIIYEDNILINELYKRNEFVVINKKIETSDRLYKRHGIWKLQYHFWTIYVKKWFGASAEDLCAYYKKHIA from the coding sequence ATGATTAGCATAGTAATTCCTATTTTAAACGAAGCAGACAATATTGAAAATTTACTTTTTCATTTAATTGATAATGCTTCATTACAAAACATTCAAGAAATAATTGTTGTCGATGGTGGCAGTACAGATGGTTCTCAAGAAATTATAAAAAATCTTGATTTAAAGGTAAAACTTATAAATTCTGAAAAAGGAAGAGCCAAACAAATGAATACTGGAGCAAAATTAGCTTCTGGTGAGATTTTATATTTTTTGCATGCCGATTCTTTTCCGCCAACACATTACGATAAATATATTATAGAAGAAGTAAAACAGAATAACCAAGCTGGTTGTTTTCGTTTAACTTTTAATAACAACCATTGGTGGTTGCGCTTAGCCAGTTGGCTTACACAATTTAAGTGGCGCGCTTGCCGTGGTGGTGACCAAAGCCAATTTATTACCAAAGCCTTATTTGAAGATATTGGTGGTTTTGATGAAAGCTATATTATTTATGAAGATAATATCTTAATTAATGAACTTTATAAACGCAACGAATTTGTTGTGATTAATAAAAAAATTGAGACATCAGATAGGTTATACAAACGTCACGGCATTTGGAAATTACAATACCACTTTTGGACAATTTATGTAAAAAAATGGTTTGGTGCTAGTGCCGAAGATTTATGTGCGTATTATAAAAAACACATTGCTTAA
- a CDS encoding DUF547 domain-containing protein — protein MKKIIVIILMSLGGFSAEAQTIETFFKQADSFFKTYVKNGRVAYSEIKKEPSALNEVLKTAEGITVSKTDAKNYQAFWINAYNLSVIKGLVDNYPTSSPLSDKGFFDKTKYNLAGKKVTLNSIENDLLRAQFKDARFHFVLVCGAVGCPPLINKAYLPSTLEAQLQKQATLAINGDYFIKVNNKKKQVKGSKILEWYKEDFTVNGKSEIEYLNSFRTAKIPTDYKLSYFEYNWNINKQ, from the coding sequence ATGAAAAAAATAATAGTAATAATATTAATGAGTTTGGGAGGTTTTTCTGCGGAAGCGCAAACTATAGAAACCTTTTTTAAACAAGCAGATTCTTTTTTTAAAACTTATGTAAAAAATGGAAGAGTCGCTTATTCTGAAATAAAAAAAGAACCTTCTGCATTAAATGAAGTTTTAAAAACAGCTGAAGGTATTACAGTATCTAAAACCGATGCTAAAAACTATCAAGCCTTCTGGATAAATGCTTATAATCTTTCGGTTATTAAAGGTTTAGTTGATAATTATCCAACAAGCTCGCCTTTAAGCGATAAAGGTTTTTTTGATAAAACAAAATACAATTTAGCTGGAAAAAAAGTAACCTTAAATAGCATAGAAAACGATTTGTTAAGAGCCCAGTTTAAAGATGCCCGTTTTCATTTTGTTTTAGTGTGTGGTGCTGTTGGTTGTCCGCCATTAATTAATAAAGCTTATTTGCCAAGTACATTAGAAGCACAGTTACAAAAGCAAGCCACATTAGCCATAAATGGAGACTATTTTATTAAGGTAAACAACAAAAAGAAACAGGTAAAAGGTTCTAAAATATTAGAATGGTATAAAGAAGATTTTACTGTAAATGGCAAGTCTGAAATAGAATACCTAAACAGTTTTAGAACTGCTAAAATTCCAACAGACTATAAGCTTTCTTATTTTGAATATAATTGGAATATAAACAAGCAATAA
- a CDS encoding SusD/RagB family nutrient-binding outer membrane lipoprotein, with amino-acid sequence MKNTLYIFSLIILAFTTSCTKDFEDINTNPNTPNTVQPGLLLRQVIYNFGDEMSYEGFVAGDLLSQHRTALDFNLFDRHALKSPQLGGNPWPIFYTNLRDNEIILNQSRSISTFQVYEGPALILKAYMAAGLTDLFGDVPYFEAFNGINGTVTPVYDSQESIYTEDNGILQNLDNGIAAIQNYSQNIPLEGDILFNGDLNAWVKFANALKIKALLRISDKIDVATEMQTIVSEGNYITTNAENAVFNFTNSDPNSFRLAQLRIGDFNNFVLSETMENILLDYSDSRISTFFRPFANSNSEEFNGLINGIDASSTSIALADYSLAGTAFREDTSVLDANFITAWEVQFALAEAAQKGLITANAEELYNNGVALAFEYWQTQMPIDYLTGNAAFNAPGTTPLQQIITQKWIANLINGYEGWIEYRRTGFPELNPISASLNNNLIPVRMPYPAEEEALNAENYQAAASATNDNSINFPVWWDEN; translated from the coding sequence ATGAAAAATACATTATATATATTCAGTCTTATTATACTTGCTTTTACAACAAGCTGTACAAAAGATTTCGAAGACATAAATACCAATCCCAACACTCCAAATACTGTACAACCTGGTTTATTATTACGTCAAGTAATATATAATTTTGGAGACGAAATGAGTTATGAAGGCTTTGTAGCTGGAGATTTATTATCACAACATAGAACGGCTTTAGATTTTAATTTATTTGATCGTCATGCCTTAAAATCACCTCAATTAGGTGGGAATCCTTGGCCAATTTTTTATACCAACTTAAGAGATAATGAAATTATTTTAAACCAATCAAGAAGCATTTCTACATTTCAAGTTTACGAAGGTCCTGCATTAATTTTAAAAGCATACATGGCTGCAGGATTAACAGATTTGTTTGGAGATGTGCCATATTTTGAAGCGTTTAACGGTATTAATGGTACAGTAACACCGGTTTACGATAGCCAAGAGTCTATTTACACAGAAGACAATGGTATTTTACAAAACTTAGATAATGGTATTGCTGCAATACAAAACTATTCTCAAAATATTCCTTTAGAAGGCGACATATTATTTAATGGCGATTTAAATGCGTGGGTGAAATTTGCAAATGCATTAAAGATTAAAGCTTTGCTTAGAATTTCAGATAAAATAGACGTAGCTACAGAAATGCAAACCATAGTAAGTGAAGGAAACTACATAACTACTAATGCTGAAAATGCTGTTTTTAACTTCACAAATTCAGATCCTAACAGCTTCCGTTTAGCACAATTACGAATTGGAGATTTTAATAATTTTGTGTTATCTGAAACTATGGAAAATATTCTTTTAGATTATAGTGATTCAAGAATAAGTACTTTTTTTAGACCATTTGCAAATTCAAATTCAGAAGAATTTAATGGGCTAATTAATGGTATTGATGCCTCTTCAACCTCTATTGCTTTAGCCGATTATTCTTTAGCAGGAACAGCATTTAGAGAAGATACTTCGGTTTTAGATGCTAATTTTATAACCGCCTGGGAAGTACAATTTGCACTTGCCGAAGCTGCCCAAAAAGGATTAATAACAGCCAACGCAGAAGAATTATATAATAACGGAGTCGCTCTTGCTTTTGAGTATTGGCAAACCCAAATGCCTATAGATTATTTAACAGGAAATGCTGCATTTAATGCTCCAGGAACAACGCCGTTACAACAAATTATTACTCAAAAATGGATTGCCAATTTAATAAATGGTTACGAAGGTTGGATAGAATATCGCCGTACAGGATTTCCAGAACTTAACCCAATTTCGGCAAGTTTAAACAACAATTTAATTCCGGTAAGAATGCCTTATCCTGCAGAGGAAGAAGCTTTAAATGCAGAAAACTACCAAGCAGCAGCAAGCGCAACAAACGACAACAGTATTAACTTCCCAGTTTGGTGGGACGAAAATTAA
- a CDS encoding metallophosphoesterase family protein: protein MELHRTFAIGDIHGGLKALEQVLERIEIQENDHFIFLGDYVDGWSESAQVIQYLIYFSEKYNCVFIKGNHDVWCEKWLKSGATNDAWLMHGGKGTVESYNGFSEEEKQKHLEFFQDMKIYFIDHNNRLFLHAGFTSMHGVEKEVFEKSFYTDRTLWEMALVMDKGIKEDSALYPNRLKHYKEIYIGHTPTTRFNSTEPMQAINVWNVDTGAAFTGKVSAINLDTKAVIQSDEVQKMYANEKGRNPKSFNDSH from the coding sequence ATGGAATTACATAGAACATTTGCCATTGGAGATATTCATGGCGGTTTAAAAGCTTTAGAACAAGTATTAGAGCGTATTGAAATACAAGAGAACGATCACTTTATTTTTCTTGGTGATTATGTAGATGGTTGGAGCGAATCGGCTCAAGTTATTCAATATTTAATTTATTTTTCAGAAAAATATAATTGTGTTTTTATAAAAGGAAATCATGATGTTTGGTGTGAAAAATGGTTGAAATCTGGAGCTACTAATGATGCTTGGTTAATGCATGGAGGAAAAGGTACTGTGGAGAGTTATAATGGTTTTTCGGAAGAAGAAAAACAGAAGCATCTTGAGTTTTTTCAAGACATGAAAATTTATTTTATAGACCATAACAACCGTTTATTTTTGCATGCTGGTTTTACTTCTATGCATGGTGTAGAAAAAGAAGTTTTTGAAAAAAGTTTTTATACAGATAGAACACTTTGGGAAATGGCTTTAGTTATGGATAAAGGTATAAAAGAAGACTCAGCACTTTATCCAAACAGATTAAAACACTACAAAGAAATTTATATTGGGCATACACCAACAACCCGATTTAATTCTACAGAACCAATGCAAGCTATAAATGTGTGGAATGTAGATACTGGCGCTGCTTTTACAGGAAAAGTGTCTGCTATAAATTTAGATACAAAAGCTGTAATACAAAGTGATGAGGTACAAAAAATGTATGCTAATGAAAAAGGAAGAAACCCAAAATCTTTTAACGATTCGCATTAG
- a CDS encoding metallophosphoesterase: MNKKINNIGTLKGKVLLFGGVYSNLQALEALKAIAEKEEIPAENCICTGDIVGYCAQPEETVQLFKLWKANSILGNVEIQLIENAEDCGCDFTEGSRCDGFSKLWYPYAQSLLSKSSINHLETFPDHIVFEYAGKKITVVHGDYFNVSEFIFKSTSWQKKEETFNATQSDVIVAGHCGLPFYHEENNKLWLNPGVIGMPANDGSPQVWYAILDDASGELQFKHYNLDYNYKLTNKLMQNGLLPEEYARTIVTGIWDNTEILPAVESGLQGFGITL, encoded by the coding sequence ATGAATAAAAAAATAAACAACATAGGAACATTAAAAGGTAAAGTATTACTTTTTGGTGGCGTTTACAGTAATCTTCAAGCACTTGAAGCATTAAAAGCAATTGCCGAAAAAGAAGAAATTCCGGCAGAAAATTGTATTTGCACAGGAGATATAGTTGGCTATTGCGCACAACCTGAAGAAACCGTACAGTTATTTAAACTTTGGAAAGCTAATAGTATTTTAGGTAATGTAGAAATACAATTAATTGAAAATGCCGAAGATTGTGGTTGCGATTTTACTGAAGGTTCGCGATGCGATGGTTTTTCAAAATTATGGTATCCTTACGCACAAAGTTTACTTTCTAAAAGTTCTATAAACCATCTTGAAACGTTCCCAGATCATATTGTTTTTGAATATGCTGGCAAAAAAATCACCGTTGTACATGGTGATTACTTTAATGTTTCAGAATTTATTTTCAAATCTACATCTTGGCAAAAAAAAGAAGAGACCTTTAATGCCACCCAAAGCGATGTAATAGTTGCTGGACACTGTGGTTTGCCTTTTTATCATGAAGAAAACAATAAATTATGGCTAAATCCAGGTGTTATTGGTATGCCTGCTAACGATGGTTCACCTCAAGTTTGGTATGCTATTTTAGACGATGCTAGTGGCGAATTGCAATTTAAACATTATAATCTCGACTATAATTATAAGCTTACTAATAAGCTTATGCAAAACGGTTTATTACCAGAAGAATATGCCCGAACTATTGTAACAGGAATTTGGGATAATACCGAAATTTTACCAGCAGTAGAAAGTGGTTTGCAAGGTTTTGGCATCACGCTTTAA
- a CDS encoding rhodanese-like domain-containing protein, whose translation MKHVILILIALFSVELSAQKTIDDLLKQYNDNGVPYISVEELAMPKTKAIIFDTREPKEYEVSHLKNAVCVGYDNFDLASIEKKYPNKSEKIVVYCSLGIRSETIGEKLKKAGYTNVYNLYGGIFEWKNKDFTVIDSQNNETESIHTFNKTWSKWLKKGKKVFKKDEKQPKNSKKQ comes from the coding sequence ATGAAACACGTTATACTTATACTAATTGCTTTATTTTCTGTAGAATTATCTGCTCAAAAAACTATAGACGATTTGCTAAAACAGTACAACGATAATGGTGTACCATATATAAGTGTAGAAGAATTAGCAATGCCTAAAACCAAAGCTATTATTTTTGATACACGCGAACCAAAAGAATATGAAGTCAGCCATTTAAAAAATGCTGTTTGCGTTGGTTACGATAATTTTGATTTGGCTTCAATTGAAAAAAAATATCCTAATAAATCTGAAAAAATAGTAGTCTATTGTTCGCTTGGTATTCGCTCTGAAACTATAGGCGAAAAACTAAAAAAAGCAGGATATACAAATGTTTATAATTTATACGGTGGTATTTTTGAATGGAAAAATAAAGATTTTACTGTTATAGATTCTCAAAATAACGAAACAGAAAGCATACATACTTTTAACAAAACGTGGAGTAAATGGCTTAAAAAAGGTAAAAAAGTGTTTAAAAAAGATGAAAAACAACCTAAAAACTCTAAAAAGCAATAA
- a CDS encoding DUF547 domain-containing protein — MKKLLFLACVALTLNSCFSAKGLPVKTVDTVSENSQTESTTTTQTVDHAQFDALLKKYVAKNGDVDYKGFKNDSDKLNSYINYLEQQTPSKAWSVETQLAYFINVYNANTIKLIIENYPTESIKDIDKPWLKNRFKIGDNEFSLAGLENGILRKMNEPRIHFAINCASTSCPKLLDEAYTEANVMALMERATKEFINNNSKNQIASDSIKISEIFKWYKSDFTENGSVIDYINKYSDTKINANTKVEHLDYDWSLNEQN; from the coding sequence ATGAAAAAATTACTTTTTTTAGCTTGTGTTGCTTTAACCTTAAACAGTTGTTTTTCGGCTAAAGGTTTACCGGTAAAAACAGTGGATACTGTAAGTGAAAATTCACAAACAGAAAGCACAACAACTACACAAACAGTAGATCATGCTCAGTTTGATGCTTTGCTAAAAAAATACGTCGCTAAAAATGGCGATGTAGATTACAAAGGTTTTAAAAATGATAGCGATAAATTAAACAGTTATATTAATTACCTGGAACAACAAACACCGTCTAAAGCTTGGAGTGTAGAAACACAACTAGCTTATTTTATTAATGTTTACAATGCCAATACCATAAAACTTATAATAGAAAACTATCCTACAGAAAGCATTAAGGATATTGACAAACCATGGTTAAAAAACAGATTTAAAATAGGTGATAATGAATTTTCTTTAGCGGGATTAGAAAATGGAATTTTACGTAAAATGAATGAACCTAGAATACATTTTGCTATTAATTGCGCATCAACCTCATGCCCAAAATTATTAGATGAAGCTTATACTGAAGCTAATGTTATGGCATTAATGGAGCGTGCCACAAAAGAATTTATAAACAACAATTCTAAAAACCAAATAGCTTCAGATAGCATTAAAATCTCTGAAATATTTAAATGGTATAAAAGTGATTTTACTGAAAACGGTTCTGTTATAGACTATATCAATAAATACAGTGATACCAAAATAAACGCCAATACCAAAGTAGAGCATTTAGATTATGATTGGAGTTTAAATGAACAAAACTAA
- a CDS encoding purine-nucleoside phosphorylase: MIKYIKKTVEYLKEKGFNNPEVGIILGTGLSKITDELEIIEEVSYNHIPHFPTATVEFHKGKLIYGKLEGKTVIVMQGRFHIYEGYTLQDVTYPVRVMEKLGIKTLLVSNASGAINLDFKKGELMLIDDHINLQGSSPLAFKGVQKLGERFTDMSAPYDAEINSKFETIAKANNIKLHKGVYASVVGPQLETRAEYRMLKIIGADAVGMSTVPEIIVANHLNLKVAAVSVLTDECDPKNLKPVDIEEIIAMATKAEPNMITLFKELIKSL; the protein is encoded by the coding sequence ATGATTAAATACATAAAAAAAACAGTAGAATACTTAAAAGAAAAAGGTTTTAATAATCCTGAAGTTGGTATTATTCTAGGCACTGGTTTAAGTAAAATTACAGATGAGCTTGAGATTATTGAAGAGGTAAGTTACAACCACATTCCGCATTTTCCAACTGCTACTGTAGAGTTTCATAAAGGAAAACTTATTTATGGTAAACTAGAAGGTAAAACTGTAATTGTTATGCAAGGTCGGTTTCATATTTACGAAGGTTACACCTTACAAGATGTAACATATCCTGTGCGTGTAATGGAAAAACTTGGTATAAAAACGCTATTAGTTTCAAACGCATCTGGTGCAATAAATTTAGACTTCAAAAAAGGTGAATTAATGTTAATTGACGACCATATTAATTTACAAGGTAGTTCGCCATTAGCATTTAAAGGTGTTCAAAAACTTGGAGAACGTTTTACAGATATGAGTGCGCCTTACGATGCAGAAATAAATTCAAAATTTGAAACCATTGCAAAAGCCAATAATATTAAACTTCATAAAGGTGTTTATGCTAGTGTTGTTGGACCTCAACTTGAAACCAGAGCAGAATATAGAATGCTAAAAATTATTGGTGCAGATGCTGTGGGCATGAGTACGGTTCCCGAAATTATTGTTGCCAACCATTTAAACTTAAAAGTTGCTGCCGTTTCTGTATTAACAGACGAGTGCGACCCTAAAAACTTAAAGCCAGTAGATATTGAAGAGATTATTGCTATGGCAACAAAGGCAGAACCTAACATGATTACATTATTTAAAGAATTAATTAAAAGCCTGTAA
- a CDS encoding TIGR04282 family arsenosugar biosynthesis glycosyltransferase translates to MRKNLIITFTRNPELGKCKTRLAKTIGDEAALRVYKYLLQHTEQVIKQVDADKAVYYSVKIRENDLWDASVFQKYQQVGDDLGIRMQNAFKNGFNNNYQKIVIVGSDLFHLQPQHIEDAFKALDSNDVVIGPAEDGGYYLLGMKTLHTSVFKNKNWGTETVFSDTISNLTNQKIHLLETLNDIDLYEDLEHIKPLQNIIKNND, encoded by the coding sequence ATGCGTAAGAATCTTATAATAACCTTTACACGTAATCCAGAGTTAGGAAAATGTAAAACACGTTTAGCAAAAACTATTGGAGACGAAGCAGCATTACGAGTTTACAAATACCTTTTACAGCATACAGAACAGGTTATTAAACAAGTTGATGCAGATAAAGCGGTCTATTATTCTGTAAAAATTAGAGAGAACGATTTATGGGATGCTTCAGTATTTCAAAAATACCAGCAAGTTGGAGACGATTTAGGTATTAGAATGCAAAACGCATTTAAAAATGGATTTAATAACAACTACCAAAAAATTGTTATTGTTGGTAGCGATTTATTTCATTTACAACCGCAACATATTGAAGACGCTTTTAAAGCCTTAGATAGTAATGATGTTGTAATTGGTCCAGCAGAAGATGGCGGTTATTATCTATTAGGCATGAAAACACTACACACTTCGGTTTTTAAAAATAAAAATTGGGGAACAGAAACTGTTTTTAGCGATACAATTTCTAACTTAACAAACCAAAAAATTCATTTATTAGAAACATTAAATGATATAGATTTATACGAAGATTTAGAACATATTAAACCACTACAAAATATTATAAAAAACAATGATTAA